A single window of Vanessa tameamea isolate UH-Manoa-2023 chromosome 5, ilVanTame1 primary haplotype, whole genome shotgun sequence DNA harbors:
- the LOC113404419 gene encoding octopamine receptor-like: MMVITVATILGNTAVLLALWRVRRAPSHYPLTSLVLADLLVGIMVQPLAAARELFVFNLNWAICSCWSTMDVLCCTASILSLCALGWERWSGITAPLARARRGKRARVLAALVWPVATLVALPNAFIPSPRHFHPGELEKACTVNTNIGYVFFSITFSFYLPAGVLVTLYGFILRALAAPPPIRAHRGRISYHEPQKLHSSTVSGKYPLQKSEIKTDNNQNSDVDLSPKGYLNLPNAPNMGCTAQSTGKCSAHANFILRQRRATRTIVMLMALFLVCWTPYFIMLPLDSVCDCVWETTWQWCTWLGYINSALNPLVYAAASPSVRRALQTSLTSSASRHVEMPLTPRVRRA, encoded by the exons ATGATGGTGATTACCGTCGCCACGATTCTCGGGAACACCGCGGTCCTGTTGGCGTTATGGAGGGTGAGGCGAGCGCCATCACATTACCCCTTGACGAGCTTGGTGCTAGCTGACTTGCTGGTTGGTATAATGGTCCAGCCGTTAGCAGCAGCGagagaattatttgtatttaacttga aTTGGGCAATTTGCTCGTGCTGGAGTACAATGGATGTCTTATGTTGCACGGCATCTATCCTTTCTCTCTGTGCTCTGGGTTGGGAGCGTTGGTCTGGTATCACTGCACCACTAGCAAGAGCTCGTAGGGGAAAGAGAGCTAGGGTGCTGGCAGCTCTCGTATGGCCGGTCGCGACGTTGGTCGCTCTCCCTAATGCCTTCATACCGTCGCCGAGACATTTCCATCCCGGGGAATTGGAGAAGGCATGCACAGTTAATACGAATATTGG ATACGTCTTCTTTAGCATAACCTTCTCGTTCTACCTGCCCGCGGGCGTGCTTGTCACGCTGTATGGTTTCATCCTGCGCGCACTGGCCGCGCCGCCACCGATACGTGCACATCGTGGTCGGATTTCTTATCACGAACCACAA AAGCTGCACTCAAGTACCGTATCAGGCAAATATCCGTTACAAAAATCCGAAATAAAGACTGACAACAATCAAAATAGCGACGT tgatTTGTCACCAAAGGGCTATTTGAACTTACCAAATGCACCAAATATGGGCTGTACTGCGCAATCTACTGGCAAGTGTAGTGCCCA tgCGAATTTTATACTGCGTCAACGTCGGGCCACTCGGACTATAGTGATGCTGATGGCGCTGTTTCTCGTCTGTTGGACGCCATACTTCATCATGTTGCCATTAG ACTCCGTCTGCGACTGCGTTTGGGAGACGACTTGGCAATGGTGCACTTGGCTGGGTTATATAAACTCCGCGCTGAACCCTCTCGTGTACGCCGCCGCCTCGCCCAGTGTGAGACGAGCCTTACAGACATCACTCACGAGCTCCGCGTCCAGACACGTCGAAATGCCTTTGACGCCACGAGTGAGGAGAGCTTGA
- the LOC113404446 gene encoding tenascin-like isoform X2 — protein sequence MAVWGWLCVFVLLGAVSAQGPEKRKTGNVCNVDIECPDNAFCRQSSYCVCKDGFVYAAVNSTHKGCLKEARNGEECVQHIQCHSTMGVHSECTNGACACAPTAHLETDRCYETAVIGERCVVDQNCYLGAPVTERQAFCVRGFCTCQLQFSPRDNGTRCVRDAALGEECEDELQCAGAGLECRGTCRCRDSWVAYKDINACFESAKALDDPCQYDVQCDALAGVAEAPSPGAALCLGGTCACAYDARAAGNPPRCWRRKRPGQECDRDEECVSEEDEPGYCLSGRCTCKTCSPDAKDFGGATAISSPATVAAILCAIAIFAR from the exons GACGGGCAATGTATGTAACGTTGACATCGAATGTCCTGACAATGCATTCTGCAGGCAGAGCAGCTATTGCGTCTGTAAAGACGGTTTCGTGTATGCGGCTGTCAACAGCACACACAAGGGCTGCTTGAAAG AGGCACGTAATGGCGAGGAATGCGTTCAACATATCCAGTGTCACTCAACAATGGGCGTGCACTCCGAGTGCACGAATGGTGCGTGTGCCTGCGCACCCACCGCGCACTTAGAAACCGACCGATGTTACGAAACTGCTG TAATCGGAGAACGATGCGTGGTTGATCAGAACTGCTACCTTGGGGCTCCTGTTACTGAACGGCAAGCGTTCTGCGTGCGAGGCTTCTGCACCTGCCAGCTTCAGTTCAGTCCTAGAGATAACGGAACACG ATGCGTCCGGGACGCAGCCCTCGGCGAGGAGTGTGAGGACGAGCTGCAGTGCGCGGGCGCGGGGCTCGAGTGTCGCGGGACGTGTCGCTGCCGAGACAGCTGGGTCGCGTACAAGGACATCAACGCTTGCTTCGAGT cTGCAAAGGCCCTCGATGATCCCTGCCAGTACGACGTCCAATGTGACGCTTTAGCCGGAGTGGCTGAGGCCCCGTCTCCAGGGGCAGCGCTATGTTTGGGCGGGACTTGCGCGTGCGCATACGACGCTCGAGCCGCTGGGAATCCTCCGCGTTGCTGGCGACGAAAACGCCCCGGACAGGAGTGCGACCGGGATGAG GAATGCGTATCAGAAGAAGACGAGCCAGGATATTGTCTGTCCGGACGCTGCACTTGTAAGACTTGCTCGCCCGACGCCAAGGATTTCGGCGGAGCGACCGCCATTTCCTCGCCCGCGACAGTCGCCGCCATTTTGTGCGCTATCGCCATCTTCGCTCGTTAA
- the LOC113404446 gene encoding tenascin-like isoform X1, giving the protein MAVWGWLCVFVLLGAVSAQGPEKRRTGNVCNVDIECPDNAFCRQSSYCVCKDGFVYAAVNSTHKGCLKEARNGEECVQHIQCHSTMGVHSECTNGACACAPTAHLETDRCYETAVIGERCVVDQNCYLGAPVTERQAFCVRGFCTCQLQFSPRDNGTRCVRDAALGEECEDELQCAGAGLECRGTCRCRDSWVAYKDINACFESAKALDDPCQYDVQCDALAGVAEAPSPGAALCLGGTCACAYDARAAGNPPRCWRRKRPGQECDRDEECVSEEDEPGYCLSGRCTCKTCSPDAKDFGGATAISSPATVAAILCAIAIFAR; this is encoded by the exons gGAGGACGGGCAATGTATGTAACGTTGACATCGAATGTCCTGACAATGCATTCTGCAGGCAGAGCAGCTATTGCGTCTGTAAAGACGGTTTCGTGTATGCGGCTGTCAACAGCACACACAAGGGCTGCTTGAAAG AGGCACGTAATGGCGAGGAATGCGTTCAACATATCCAGTGTCACTCAACAATGGGCGTGCACTCCGAGTGCACGAATGGTGCGTGTGCCTGCGCACCCACCGCGCACTTAGAAACCGACCGATGTTACGAAACTGCTG TAATCGGAGAACGATGCGTGGTTGATCAGAACTGCTACCTTGGGGCTCCTGTTACTGAACGGCAAGCGTTCTGCGTGCGAGGCTTCTGCACCTGCCAGCTTCAGTTCAGTCCTAGAGATAACGGAACACG ATGCGTCCGGGACGCAGCCCTCGGCGAGGAGTGTGAGGACGAGCTGCAGTGCGCGGGCGCGGGGCTCGAGTGTCGCGGGACGTGTCGCTGCCGAGACAGCTGGGTCGCGTACAAGGACATCAACGCTTGCTTCGAGT cTGCAAAGGCCCTCGATGATCCCTGCCAGTACGACGTCCAATGTGACGCTTTAGCCGGAGTGGCTGAGGCCCCGTCTCCAGGGGCAGCGCTATGTTTGGGCGGGACTTGCGCGTGCGCATACGACGCTCGAGCCGCTGGGAATCCTCCGCGTTGCTGGCGACGAAAACGCCCCGGACAGGAGTGCGACCGGGATGAG GAATGCGTATCAGAAGAAGACGAGCCAGGATATTGTCTGTCCGGACGCTGCACTTGTAAGACTTGCTCGCCCGACGCCAAGGATTTCGGCGGAGCGACCGCCATTTCCTCGCCCGCGACAGTCGCCGCCATTTTGTGCGCTATCGCCATCTTCGCTCGTTAA